ACacctaaaatgttaatttttctttaCTATAGGCTACAATAGGAAGCGCCATCTGTCAGAAAAATAAGTTACATTGTAAGGCCGTGAGGCCAATTTGCATgagttattaatttaaaaaaattaatcgcaTACCTGTAAACAATTTCCAAAGAACTTTCATACTTCTCGAATACTCGCCAAACAGCATTGGTACGTAGTTTACTTAATTCATTTATTGCCTCACTGTAATCTTGAGGCTTATCGGCTGTGCTATATgaagatgaaattaaattttttaaaggtTTAACAACATCCACGTCCGACGGTTTTTTTAACGGAACAGCTAGTACTTCTGCCATTTCCGAAATTATTACGATTCAGAGCCCAGTAGCCCAGCCTATTTCACCGCCTTTTGTTGATGATGACCGTCATTAGTGGCATTACTCAGATATGACGTCACATCCTTTTCTGAAACCATATGATACCTTCCTAAACTCGCTTTTGTGAACAATCAGAAAGGATCAGGGAAGGAAGGTTGGCGAGGAGTGAGAATTAACGTTGGCTAACCTGTCGTCTAGCGGGAGAGACTACATATATAGCAAATCGCTGCGAGGCATGTACGACAAACAAGCTGGAACAGAAAATTTGTGCAGTGAAGAGTGATATTATCGAGTGtctcaatttatattattataaacaggTATAATATATGGGTCTATCAATATATCATGGATGttctcttatatttatttataaattattatgtcTTCTATTGAATTAAGTGTTACTAGGTCATCCAAGGCTGCTTGGATGATTATAGTTTGTCATTTATCAAATTCTGTTATAGTGCTAGACTTCAGGCcttatttttctatttcaaaactttacataatttattaagtTAATTGCCTACATATATAATTGTACTTGACGTAATGTCGGCGTAGGATACTCTGTTTCATTAGCCAAACAATTTTATAACGTGACAGTTTCATCTAATATGTATGTTAATTTCAGGTGGAAGGtgtaaaacatgacattaatcgAGGGTGTAGGGGATGAAGTAACTCAGTTTTTCGTCCTGGTTGTAGTTATTCTAGTTGGAATTATTGCATGGTGGTCAACGAGTATTGCCGATCAACCTTTAATCCGCACTGTTCTAATACTTGAGCGGCGAACGAGACACAGAGTTCCTGTAGAGCCACCTTCAGCACCAGCAACAACAACCTCTTCCGTTGATAATAGCATTGATACCGGGCAACTTGAGCCTCAGAATTCTGCTGATGAAAATCAAGAAATTGAAGATGGAGCTGCTTGTCAAATATGTGACAAAGAAGCGAcaaatatttcatcatcatctgcaGCTAGCAGTtcacaaaatgtaaataatgaccAAGACAGAGAGTATGTTGAAGCGAGTAATGATCCTGTAGTTGAAAGCAACACTTCTGAATACTTCCAATCTAATTTACATTCTGTAAGAGGAGATGGAAACAGTTCTGAAGAAGGAAACCAAGCTATTGGACCACCTTTCAGTTCAGCCACAAGTAACACCGAATCTAATTTTCTTAGAAGCAGGCGTCTGGCTTTTTTTCAGAGCAGACAAGTGACTCTGCTGGATTCTCCTGCTACTGAGGGACCAATACTTTCAACATCTAGCTCAACTGACAGTGATAATACAGATAATGATAACACAAACCAGACACAAGGTCCTTCGGTTATATCATCTGACGCTAGTGATAATTTACCAACAACTGGAAATATTCGAATACGACTGAAGTACCTTAATGATGATCAGAAATTAGTGGAAGGAAGGCTCCATGAGCAACTTGGAGATTTTAAAAGGTgagttttgtatatttaattagtttcatattttaaatttcgtCAGCCTACACATACATATATCATTAAAGGAACAGAGAGAGAATGGGCCTGATATCAACTTGTCATTAATCCGTCTCCTCATGAAACCCTACCTGATGTTATTCCTGACAGCGGGGCTATTTGTCACTAACTTATCACTTCAGCAAACCCTTCCTAACCTTGTCACTGGCATTGGGACTTCTTGTTACTGAAGGTGAGTAAGAACGTCAGGCCCTTGTAAACATGAAATATGAGTATTATTGAATCAGTCATAGCATTATGCGTTGTCATAGCCTAGTTCTATGTAGCATAGCATAAgttcatttatagttctatcattttattatattattatataaaataatatgagaattgCAGTAAAACTGAAGTAGCTATGTATATGCGAAATGACATATAGCTTACGTTGAAAGGGAACAAAACTTCAAATAGAACATTATTATATCCGAGTAAAAAGAATCGTGTGAAGAAAATAGTCAAATGCTACGTCGAAACAATGCAACtaaaatgttttttattattatagaaaagttATTCTTCTGATTTAAATCTTAAAGAAATTTTCTGCAGGAAACATTTGAGCTGTTTAGTTCACTACAAGCGAATTGCATTCGCTTAAAGTTTCCCGTTTTTAAGACCAATGTTCTGTCAGGAAATTTGAGAGAGAgaccacttcactttgcgtgattcgggttctgcctactgtggatagatggcaggattgaccccttttcaagttgcacaccacttcggtgagccacgttatgcatgatgtgtatctgtgaagagttatgtcttgtactaggTGAGTGTTCGTGAAAGTATAGTATAGGGAAAGGGTGAGGACGAAGGTGAGGAAGGGGAAAGGGAaaacccggtgctggcacgtAGCTTACGCCTATCGAATACAACCAAGGGTGCCGCaaggcttaatgtccccatccgacggacaaatcactatcaatagtgacatatgcactgtggagagatttggaatttatcccaggcatattggtgcacaatttagtgattagaagttttgcaccgccatctctcctagttccgaggtagaaattttacatgaaaatttctgaccccgccagaTAGTCTGGAAGCAGATGCGCTACCGcaaagctaactcggcggacagaaattttaaagtaaattcGTTAAAATCATATGTAAAATTTCCGAGTAGTGGTCCaccataaaaattgaaaaaaattctatGAATAGGGCCGTTGGTACAAAATCAGAGTATTGTTGAGAAATAGGGGATTATTGAATATGATACAATCACATAACCAACTTGTGATGGAACAAAGATGGCGACAttgatgtaatattatattcccaccagTGCAACACACTGCAGTGAAACACACCAGTACCAGTTTTCATTTAACCAAGGGGGCTTCAAGTGCCTAAGCGCTACTTGGCTATCTGAAAGTATAAGAATTTGTCTACGATTGTAGCCTTTTCTAATACTTTCCCTAACACTGGCTAAGATAGCAAAAATCACAGCCTGAAAGACTGTAGCATATTGACCCAAGCTGAAAGAAAGCTTGGTGCCATTTCAAAATAATCCACCACCAGTTCCTGACTTGGTTTTAGAACCATCAGTATACCAGACAGGACCTTTATTATTCTCAGGCTTAACTGACTTTCCCATTCACTCCGCTCTGGGTAAGTGACAGTGAATTTGTTATCAAATGAGACCCTTGGTTCCAAGATGTCGGTTTTCTTATTGAGAATAGACTATTATTATAGATcattacagtacagtattgaGATTTAAACTAATGTGGTTAGGTGGTGAGGTGAGTTCAATGATTAAACTGCAGCCTGATATGTTTATTCTGctgttaaaagtaaaaataataattttaaatatagtaaGTTAGCTTACTatacatatattatgtatatgtCTTTCTTATGCTAAACCATTATTGTGGATTATTCGTGTTTTTCGTTTATTCATGCCGTTTCACCTGGTGATAAGCAAGAGTTTGCTGTACATCATTTTTATCTCGGTTCCAGAATGTTATATGCCAGAAATTTACATTCATAAATCTGATCTTTTATTGTAGTATTTcacatcaatatatttttttatttactctatattataaaacagttctaaagCAGTTGAAATTCTTTTGCAGACGTCATTTTGGTCTAGAGTTGGCTGCTGACAAATTGGTACGTCTCATCTTCAATGGGCAGGTGTTGCAAAGTGATAGTGAGACCTTACAAGGCTATGGGCTGTTTGACAACTGTGTAGTACACTGTCTTGTTCATCAGCAGCGCTCTGGTTCATCAAATCAAGCCGGTGCCAGTGATAACCAATCAGCAAGAGATTCAGCTTCGAGTTCCAGTAATGCTGCAGATGCTGCTCCTCACCGGGACTGGGATTTGGGCAATGTTCTCTTTGCTTCCCTCAGTCTCCTTCTGGGTCTTGCTTGGTACTGTCGCTACCAATATGCCCAGTTGTTTAATGCCACTACTACAGTTGCCCTCGTAGGTCTCACAGGAATCCTTACTGTATCTCTTGTGGGAATCTATCTGCCAGACCAAGATGGCATCAGGCAATAAAATCTTGGATACAAACAGCTTTAGATGGTCAACTCCCTTAATCCTCTTACCAGCAGGTTGCAAGAGCTACTCTCTGATTGATTAATACCCTGCAGTTTTCATTGTCTCTGCATTTATCAACAGCATGTTCTAACTTACGTTTCTAATGTGGAAAGTAAGTTATAAATTGACTCATACAAGTAGATCATTTCCAGATACGAGTGATTCCTCTGCATTGTTTAAAAAATGACAAATCTATACTGTTGCCTGTTCACAAATATACATTCTTATGCCAGTTGACTGCTATGAAAAATTTTTTTGGATTAACATGTCTTTCCATATCACTTTTTTTTCGTGTGTTTCTTTttaagtaacaaaattaaaatggtTTCAGAACCATAATTATTATCTTTCAACAGCATCCttttcatatatacattactTCCAAATTTACAGTTTGCAGCAGTGGCTCCAAAATACTTTGCTTTGAGTATGAAcagttttgtgttaaaaattattattatggcaCACAGTAGTCATATGGTATATGTTACCTTCCAGCACTCATAATCATCTTCGAAAGATGTTTAAATAGACTTAGTCTCTGTCCTTTGCCCTTTTATTTTGTCCATGGGATTGTCGTGTATAATGAAGTACAATTGCAGTTTTATGTGATTTATTGAGATAGTAGATATGAACATGAAAATGTTGTGTATAtatggtttatttttaaa
This sequence is a window from Periplaneta americana isolate PAMFEO1 chromosome 2, P.americana_PAMFEO1_priV1, whole genome shotgun sequence. Protein-coding genes within it:
- the LOC138694930 gene encoding transmembrane and ubiquitin-like domain-containing protein 1, whose product is MTLIEGVGDEVTQFFVLVVVILVGIIAWWSTSIADQPLIRTVLILERRTRHRVPVEPPSAPATTTSSVDNSIDTGQLEPQNSADENQEIEDGAACQICDKEATNISSSSAASSSQNVNNDQDREYVEASNDPVVESNTSEYFQSNLHSVRGDGNSSEEGNQAIGPPFSSATSNTESNFLRSRRLAFFQSRQVTLLDSPATEGPILSTSSSTDSDNTDNDNTNQTQGPSVISSDASDNLPTTGNIRIRLKYLNDDQKLVEGRLHEQLGDFKRRHFGLELAADKLVRLIFNGQVLQSDSETLQGYGLFDNCVVHCLVHQQRSGSSNQAGASDNQSARDSASSSSNAADAAPHRDWDLGNVLFASLSLLLGLAWYCRYQYAQLFNATTTVALVGLTGILTVSLVGIYLPDQDGIRQ